From Musa acuminata AAA Group cultivar baxijiao chromosome BXJ3-8, Cavendish_Baxijiao_AAA, whole genome shotgun sequence, one genomic window encodes:
- the LOC135645182 gene encoding pentatricopeptide repeat-containing protein At4g19220, mitochondrial-like isoform X1, producing MIRGLRRFVLPTILPSRSLTSTAGPRRSKYLFRTPIANGSSISSLSTHYLLDEMSQTTVLAFRALSFLKGTFVEPDLVSSVHCLSLKANALSDLAARTSLLTAYARAQDLRSAMAIFDETAARDVIFWNAIISAYVLNCHYKSSFLLFQEMVESFGEFDSTTLLIMLMASSRMHYMNYGTTLHGTIMKRNFLMDGNLCNALIDMYAKCDNMSSSELVFEEMEVKDISSWNSMISGCTFNGFPERSVYYFREMRRSNVDADAVTLSSAVTACSLAEEYWGHGESVHALVIKMGYEANTYSSLSNCLILFYFRCENVEAADAVFKGLANKNVVSWNAMIGGLLDDGRYDEFLNHFWEMQSKHMIQPDDTTLITIIPACRELNLLREGKSIHAFAIKKETDPLDSSVENALLDMYLECGDLNSSFLLFRKMTNKDIISWNTMIFGFSRNDSSKEEARALFCELLQSGPRCSVVTFLAILPSCTGAEDLRFGKALHACLIRYGLMISMSAMNALMLMYINCGDLSASILLFERLLPISDIVSWNTMIVGCVQNGYYKEALGMLTSMCSLLLPMPDSITFVSAVSACGNLGLLSYGQCLHGLALKSLVNFDIRVKNALLTMYFHCNDSKSAETLFKLNGDRNLCSWNCMISGFAQNKEGDKSLQLFQNMEGLRPNEFSIVGVICACTQLVDLSHGKEVNGYVFRFCLQRNTFILSALVDMYSKCGRLDIATRIFTSSNEKSIASWNSMISAYGFHGQGRRSMELFSWMCGLGVKATKSTFIALLSACSHCGLVDEGWKYYHAMSEKFGIEPTAEHHVCMIDMLGRAGRLGEAFEFLKRLPVEAKPGVWGALLSACHDHGDLDIGKTVAGKLFCLEPENTGYYVTLSNLFAYYEMWSEALRTRGMILDEGLLKPPGCSAIDVLSS from the coding sequence ATGATAAGAGGACTGAGAAGGTTTGTCCTTCCCACCATCCTCCCATCAAGAAGCCTAACATCGACAGCAGGACCTCGCAGATCGAAGTACCTGTTCCGAACTCCCATCGCCAATGGCTCCAGCATCTCTTCGCTATCCACCCACTACCTGCTCGACGAAATGTCTCAGACAACTGTGCTTGCCTTTCGTGCTCTCAGTTTCCTGAAGGGCACTTTCGTTGAGCCTGATCTTGTTTCTTCCGTCCACTGCTTGTCGCTTAAGGCCAATGCGCTCTCCGACCTTGCTGCCCGTACCTCCCTCCTCACTGCATATGCCAGAGCTCAGGATTTGCGCTCCGCCATGGCAATTTTCGATGAGACCGCTGCGCGCGACGTCATATTTTGGAATGCGATTATTAGTGCCTATGTCCTTAATTGTCATTACAAAAGCTCTTTTCTGCTTTTCCAAGAAATGGTGGAATCCTTTGGCGAGTTCGATTCGACGACACTGCTGATCATGCTGATGGCTTCCTCTCGCATGCATTACATGAATTACGGAACAACTCTTCATGGCACTATAATGAAGAGAAATTTTCTCATGGATGGTAATCTTTGTAATGCTTTGATCGATATGTATGCGAAGTGTGACAACATGAGTTCTTCAGAGCTTGTCTTCGAGGAGATGGAAGTTAAGGATATCTCTTCATGGAACTCTATGATCAGCGGATGCACATTTAATGGTTTTCCCGAGAGATCGGTGTATTATTTCAGGGAAATGCGACGCTCAAATGTCGACGCAGATGCAGTGACCCTTTCGAGTGCTGTAACGGCATGCTCTTTAGCGGAAGAGTATTGGGGTCACGGGGAATCAGTGCATGCTCTTGTGATCAAAATGGGGTATGAAGCAAACACTTATTCTTCTTTATCAAATtgccttattttattttatttcagaTGTGAAAATGTGGAAGCAGCAGATGCAGTGTTTAAGGGACTTGCAAATAAGAATGTAGTTTCATGGAACGCGATGATTGGTGGGTTGTTGGACGATGGAAGATATGATGAATTCCTGAATCATTTTTGGGAGATGCAGTCAAAACACATGATTCAGCCTGATGATACTACACTAATTACCATTATTCCAGCATGTCGTGAGTTGAACCTGCTTCGTGAAGGGAAATCTATTCATGCTTTTGCCATCAAGAAGGAAACAGATCCCTTAGATTCATCTGTAGAAAATGCCTTGCTTGACATGTATTTAGAGTGTGGTGATCTGAACTCTTCATTCCTTCTATTCAGGAAGATGACTAATAAGGATATAATTTCATGGAACACCATGATATTTGGATTCTCTCGAAATGATTCGTCGAAGGAAGAGGCTCGAGCCTTGTTCTGCGAATTGCTTCAAAGCGGACCGAGATGCAGTGTGGTTACTTTCTTGGCAATTCTTCCTTCTTGCACTGGTGCTGAAGATCTTAGATTTGGGAAGGCACTTCATGCTTGCCTCATCAGGTATGGATTGATGATCAGTATGTCAGCTATGAATGCACTTATGCTAATGTATATTAATTGCGGTGATCTAAGTGCTTCCATCTTACTATTTGAAAGACTTCTACCCATATCAGATATTGTCTCATGGAATACAATGATAGTTGGCTGTGTGCAGAATGGTTATTACAAGGAGGCACTTGGCATGCTCACTTCTATGTGCTCCTTACTGCTTCCAATGCCTGACTCCATCACATTTGTCAGTGCTGTATCAGCATGTGGGAACTTAGGACTGTTATCTTATGGCCAATGCCTTCATGGCTTAGCTCTGAAGAGTCTGGTAAATTTTGATATCCGTGTGAAGAATGCATTGCTGACCATGTATTTTCATTGTAATGATTCCAAGAGCGCGGAGACGCTGTTCAAATTAAATGGTGACAGAAATTTGTGTTCCTGGAattgcatgatctctggttttgcACAGAACAAGGAAGGTGACAAATCTTTGCAGTTGTTTCAGAATATGGAAGGCCTTCGACCGAATGAATTTTCCATAGTCGGAGTTATCTGTGCCTGCACTCAGTTAGTAGATCTCAGCCATGGCAAGGAAGTTAATGGCTATGTGTTCAGGTTTTGCTTACAAAGGAACACATTTATACTGTCAGCGCTTGTCGATATGTACAGCAAGTGTGGAAGACTAGATATCGCCACTCGAATTTTCACAAGTTCTAATGAAAAATCTATTGCCTCTTGGAACTCCATGATTTCAGCATACGGGTTTCATGGACAGGGAAGAAGATCCATGGAGCTTTTCTCGTGGATGTGCGGTTTAGGCGTCAAGGCGACCAAAAGCACATTCATTGCTCTTTTATCAGCTTGTAGCCACTGTGGACTAGTCGATGAAGGATGGAAGTACTACCACGCTATGTCGGAGAAATTTGGGATTGAACCCACTGCTGAGCACCATGTTTGTATGATCGATATGCTCGGTCGAGCTGGAAGACTTGGAGAGGCTTTCGAATTCTTAAAGAGATTGCCCGTCGAAGCAAAACCAGGAGTATGGGGTGCTCTGTTGAGCGCCTGCCATGATCATGGCGATCTCGATATCGGTAAAACAGTGGCTGGAAAACTGTTTTGCTTAGAACCTGAAAACACAGGCTATTATGTTACGCTTTCTAACTTATTTGCGTATTATGAAATGTGGAGTGAAGCACTGAGAACAAGAGGCATGATTCTAGATGAAGGATTGTTGAAGCCCCCGGGCTGCAGTGCTATTGATGTACTCAGCAGTTGA
- the LOC135582730 gene encoding probable E3 ubiquitin-protein ligase RHC1A, with protein sequence MSNNRSTHWCYQCRQRVRPRERDMLCPNCDSGFVMELDEMEDTMSHFVGMDPDAVHEPWINMMEAISVMMREGRTGRRPHGGIMRRANMNSGFGMEFGPGPWLLFRGQIPVHAFEDHGLEVLLDGHHGVGVRRTGTADYFVGPGLDELIEQLMQNNRHGPPPASQSSINAMPTIKINQRHLHGDSHCPVCKERFEIGSEAREMPCKHFYHSECIIPWLEQHNSCPVCRCEMPTQGSGSCSSSRSSNQSPGSSLRNSGRSRRSLWSYLWPFRSSSSNSSSS encoded by the coding sequence ATGTCAAACAACAGGAGCACGCACTGGTGTTACCAGTGCAGGCAAAGAGTCCGACCTCGTGAGAGGGACATGCTCTGTCCCAATTGTGATTCTGGTTTTGTGATGGAGCTTGATGAGATGGAGGACACCATGAGCCACTTTGTTGGGATGGATCCTGATGCTGTTCATGAACCATGGATTAATATGATGGAGGCCATCTCTGTTATGATGAGGGAGGGGAGGACGGGAAGAAGACCTCACGGTGGGATCATGAGAAGAGCCAACATGAATTCAGGTTTTGGCATGGAATTTGGACCAGGACCTTGGTTGCTCTTTAGGGGACAGATcccagttcatgcattcgaggacCATGGATTGGAAGTCCTCCTTGATGGGCATCATGGTGTTGGAGTTCGACGGACTGGCACGGCAGACTATTTTGTTGGTCCAGGGTTGGATGAACTGATTGAACAACTGATGCAGAATAACAGGCACGGACCACCACCTGCCTCACAATCATCTATTAATGCCATGCCCACCATAAAAATCAACCAGAGGCATCTACATGGAGACTCACACTGTCCCGTTTGTAAAGAGAGGTTTGAAATAGGGTCCGAGGCACGAGAGATGCCATGTAAGCATTTCTATCACTCTGAGTGCATCATCCCATGGTTAGAACAGCATAACTCATGTCCAGTTTGCCGTTGTGAGATGCCAACTCAGGGTTCTGGCAGTTGCAGCAGTTCAAGATCGAGTAATCAAAGTCCAGGTAGTAGTTTGAGAAACAGTGGACGTTCACGCAGGAGTCTATGGTCATACTTGTGGCCTTTTCGTTCTTCAAGTTCTAATTCTAGTTCTAGTTGA
- the LOC135644071 gene encoding SAC3 family protein C-like isoform X1 — translation MEERTVRDRGFGLRPARKALDPSSSIWKPMRSCPARDPKETSAEAIRERSNPHLDDDDNLRSPNSPYLVGTCPDMCPAKERAQRERLRDLSVFERLNGNPARTSPHLAVKKFCRTISTVDIQESDIRSPPVLQRTLKHLINLVNSEEHPFEVVHDFVFDRTRSIRQDLSMQNIIDDQAISMYEEMVKFHVVSHNRLAMCWGKSDLSSLCHLNIEQLMKCLLTLFKLYDLNRLSRSLHTNEAEFYSFFVLLHLGGKIPKMGDSLSLWYRQLSLPILQSKNMHFARALIRYSQMGNYKRFFCSLGAEATDLQLCLVEPFLDEIRAQAISHVNYSGYKLHPYPLMHLSKILMIKESELEDLCHVCGLETSIDEAGMKALPVKQTKFSLPKSGFRSYCLSAIDDVKRRKDL, via the exons ATGGAGGAGAGGACGGTCAGAGACCGAGGATTTGGGCTTCGGCCGGCGAGGAAAGCCCTAGATCCTTCGTCTTCCATATGGAAACCCATGAGATCTTGTCCCGCCAGGGATCCTAAAGAAACCTCCGCTGAAGCAATCCGGGAAAGGAGTAATCCCCACCTTGATGATGACGACAATCTCCGGTCGCCAAATTCCCCCTACTTGGTCGGGACCTGCCCCGATATGTGCCCAG CGAAGGAGAGAGCTCAGCGCGAGAGGCTCAGAGATTTGTCAGTGTTTGAGAGATTGAATGGAAATCCTGCAAGAACTTCTCCCCATCTTGCTGTGAAGAAG ttttgcAGAACTATCTCCACTGTAGACATACAGGAATCAGATATACGGTCTCCTCCAGTGTTACAGAGAACATTGAAACATCTTATAAACTTGGTGaactctgaagagcatccatttgAAGTTGTTCATGACTTTGTTTTTGATAGAACAAGGTCCATTCGACAAGATCTCAGTATGCAGAACATTATTGATGACCAAGCAATTTCTATGTATGAGGAAATG GTCAAGTTTCACGTTGTGTCACACAATAGACTTGCCATGTGTTGGGGGAAGTCTGACTTATCTTCATTGTGCCACCTCAACATTGAACAACTGATGAAATGCCTCCTTACTCTTTTCAAGTTGTACGATCTTAATAGATTATCGAGGTCACTACACACGAATGAAGCTGAGTTTTACTCATTTTTTGTACTTCTGCATCTAGGGGGTAAGAtcccaaaaatg GGTGATTCACTTTCTTTATGGTATCGCCAACTATCTCTTCCAATTCTTCAATCAAAGAACATGCACTTTGCGAGGGCTTTGATTAG GTACTCTCAAATGGGCAACTACAAGCGTTTCTTTTGTAGCCTGGGAGCTGAAGCAACAGACCTGCAGTTGTGTCTTGTGGAACCTTTTCTCGATGAG ATTCGTGCACAAGCAATCTCACATGTCAATTACAGTGGGTACAAGCTTCATCCTTACCCATTGATGCATCTATCAAAAATCCTGATGATCAAG GAGTCTGAGCTGGAGGACCTGTGCCATGTTTGTGGCCTTGAAACAAGCATAGATGAAGCAGGAATGAAAGCATTACCTGTTAAACAAACAAAATTCAGTTTGCCTAAATCAGGATTTCGGAGCTATTGCCTTTCTGCTATTGATGATGTCAAGAG
- the LOC135645721 gene encoding NAC domain-containing protein 68-like — MLPPGFTFQPSDQELVVYLCEWIHHMPLSCNAVEEADVYSQEPEALLHGRERAYFFTTLRTSSSGLRVQRQAGNGTWMLNTSKTGTPVNVVCDNGDEVTVGHKRNLSFYLGKVKKCTGFVMDEYLLFAPPYDNNGTKDQKVLCVIRQSPQAINNAAKRKREASSLSEIS; from the exons ATGCTTCCCCCAGGCTTCACCTTCCAACCCAGCGACCAAGAGCTTGTCGTCTACCTCTGCGAGTGGATCCACCACATGCCTCTCTCCTGCAACGCCGTCGAGGAAGCCGACGTCTACTCCCAGGAGCCGGAGGCGCTCCTCCACGGCCGGGAGAGGGCCTACTTCTTCACCACCCTCAGGACCTCCAGCTCCGGCTTGCGGGTGCAACGCCAGGCCGGAAACGGAACCTGGATGCTCAACACCAGCAAGACAGGCACGCCCGTCAACGTCGTCTGCGACAACGGAGATGAGGTCACCGTGGGGCACAAACGCAACCTGTCCTTTTACCTCGGCAAAGTCAAGAAGTGCACCGGATTCGTCATGGACGAGTACTTACTCTTTGCTCCACCCTATGATAACAACGGCACAAAG GATCAGAAGGTGCTGTGCGTGATCAGGCAGAGCCCGCAAGCCATCAATAATGCagccaaaagaaaaagagaagcgtCGTCGCTTTCAGAAATCTCCTAA
- the LOC135644071 gene encoding SAC3 family protein C-like isoform X2: MMTTISGRQIPPTWSGPAPICAQERAQRERLRDLSVFERLNGNPARTSPHLAVKKFCRTISTVDIQESDIRSPPVLQRTLKHLINLVNSEEHPFEVVHDFVFDRTRSIRQDLSMQNIIDDQAISMYEEMVKFHVVSHNRLAMCWGKSDLSSLCHLNIEQLMKCLLTLFKLYDLNRLSRSLHTNEAEFYSFFVLLHLGGKIPKMGDSLSLWYRQLSLPILQSKNMHFARALIRYSQMGNYKRFFCSLGAEATDLQLCLVEPFLDEIRAQAISHVNYSGYKLHPYPLMHLSKILMIKESELEDLCHVCGLETSIDEAGMKALPVKQTKFSLPKSGFRSYCLSAIDDVKRRKDL, from the exons ATGATGACGACAATCTCCGGTCGCCAAATTCCCCCTACTTGGTCGGGACCTGCCCCGATATGTGCCCAG GAGAGAGCTCAGCGCGAGAGGCTCAGAGATTTGTCAGTGTTTGAGAGATTGAATGGAAATCCTGCAAGAACTTCTCCCCATCTTGCTGTGAAGAAG ttttgcAGAACTATCTCCACTGTAGACATACAGGAATCAGATATACGGTCTCCTCCAGTGTTACAGAGAACATTGAAACATCTTATAAACTTGGTGaactctgaagagcatccatttgAAGTTGTTCATGACTTTGTTTTTGATAGAACAAGGTCCATTCGACAAGATCTCAGTATGCAGAACATTATTGATGACCAAGCAATTTCTATGTATGAGGAAATG GTCAAGTTTCACGTTGTGTCACACAATAGACTTGCCATGTGTTGGGGGAAGTCTGACTTATCTTCATTGTGCCACCTCAACATTGAACAACTGATGAAATGCCTCCTTACTCTTTTCAAGTTGTACGATCTTAATAGATTATCGAGGTCACTACACACGAATGAAGCTGAGTTTTACTCATTTTTTGTACTTCTGCATCTAGGGGGTAAGAtcccaaaaatg GGTGATTCACTTTCTTTATGGTATCGCCAACTATCTCTTCCAATTCTTCAATCAAAGAACATGCACTTTGCGAGGGCTTTGATTAG GTACTCTCAAATGGGCAACTACAAGCGTTTCTTTTGTAGCCTGGGAGCTGAAGCAACAGACCTGCAGTTGTGTCTTGTGGAACCTTTTCTCGATGAG ATTCGTGCACAAGCAATCTCACATGTCAATTACAGTGGGTACAAGCTTCATCCTTACCCATTGATGCATCTATCAAAAATCCTGATGATCAAG GAGTCTGAGCTGGAGGACCTGTGCCATGTTTGTGGCCTTGAAACAAGCATAGATGAAGCAGGAATGAAAGCATTACCTGTTAAACAAACAAAATTCAGTTTGCCTAAATCAGGATTTCGGAGCTATTGCCTTTCTGCTATTGATGATGTCAAGAG
- the LOC135645182 gene encoding pentatricopeptide repeat-containing protein At4g19220, mitochondrial-like isoform X2, which translates to MIRGLRRFVLPTILPSRSLTSTAGPRRSKYLFRTPIANGSSISSLSTHYLLDEMSQTTVLAFRALSFLKGTFVEPDLVSSVHCLSLKANALSDLAARTSLLTAYARAQDLRSAMAIFDETAARDVIFWNAIISAYVLNCHYKSSFLLFQEMVESFGEFDSTTLLIMLMASSRMHYMNYGTTLHGTIMKRNFLMDGNLCNALIDMYAKCDNMSSSELVFEEMEVKDISSWNSMISGCTFNGFPERSVYYFREMRRSNVDADAVTLSSAVTACSLAEEYWGHGESVHALVIKMGKMTNKDIISWNTMIFGFSRNDSSKEEARALFCELLQSGPRCSVVTFLAILPSCTGAEDLRFGKALHACLIRYGLMISMSAMNALMLMYINCGDLSASILLFERLLPISDIVSWNTMIVGCVQNGYYKEALGMLTSMCSLLLPMPDSITFVSAVSACGNLGLLSYGQCLHGLALKSLVNFDIRVKNALLTMYFHCNDSKSAETLFKLNGDRNLCSWNCMISGFAQNKEGDKSLQLFQNMEGLRPNEFSIVGVICACTQLVDLSHGKEVNGYVFRFCLQRNTFILSALVDMYSKCGRLDIATRIFTSSNEKSIASWNSMISAYGFHGQGRRSMELFSWMCGLGVKATKSTFIALLSACSHCGLVDEGWKYYHAMSEKFGIEPTAEHHVCMIDMLGRAGRLGEAFEFLKRLPVEAKPGVWGALLSACHDHGDLDIGKTVAGKLFCLEPENTGYYVTLSNLFAYYEMWSEALRTRGMILDEGLLKPPGCSAIDVLSS; encoded by the exons ATGATAAGAGGACTGAGAAGGTTTGTCCTTCCCACCATCCTCCCATCAAGAAGCCTAACATCGACAGCAGGACCTCGCAGATCGAAGTACCTGTTCCGAACTCCCATCGCCAATGGCTCCAGCATCTCTTCGCTATCCACCCACTACCTGCTCGACGAAATGTCTCAGACAACTGTGCTTGCCTTTCGTGCTCTCAGTTTCCTGAAGGGCACTTTCGTTGAGCCTGATCTTGTTTCTTCCGTCCACTGCTTGTCGCTTAAGGCCAATGCGCTCTCCGACCTTGCTGCCCGTACCTCCCTCCTCACTGCATATGCCAGAGCTCAGGATTTGCGCTCCGCCATGGCAATTTTCGATGAGACCGCTGCGCGCGACGTCATATTTTGGAATGCGATTATTAGTGCCTATGTCCTTAATTGTCATTACAAAAGCTCTTTTCTGCTTTTCCAAGAAATGGTGGAATCCTTTGGCGAGTTCGATTCGACGACACTGCTGATCATGCTGATGGCTTCCTCTCGCATGCATTACATGAATTACGGAACAACTCTTCATGGCACTATAATGAAGAGAAATTTTCTCATGGATGGTAATCTTTGTAATGCTTTGATCGATATGTATGCGAAGTGTGACAACATGAGTTCTTCAGAGCTTGTCTTCGAGGAGATGGAAGTTAAGGATATCTCTTCATGGAACTCTATGATCAGCGGATGCACATTTAATGGTTTTCCCGAGAGATCGGTGTATTATTTCAGGGAAATGCGACGCTCAAATGTCGACGCAGATGCAGTGACCCTTTCGAGTGCTGTAACGGCATGCTCTTTAGCGGAAGAGTATTGGGGTCACGGGGAATCAGTGCATGCTCTTGTGATCAAAATGGG GAAGATGACTAATAAGGATATAATTTCATGGAACACCATGATATTTGGATTCTCTCGAAATGATTCGTCGAAGGAAGAGGCTCGAGCCTTGTTCTGCGAATTGCTTCAAAGCGGACCGAGATGCAGTGTGGTTACTTTCTTGGCAATTCTTCCTTCTTGCACTGGTGCTGAAGATCTTAGATTTGGGAAGGCACTTCATGCTTGCCTCATCAGGTATGGATTGATGATCAGTATGTCAGCTATGAATGCACTTATGCTAATGTATATTAATTGCGGTGATCTAAGTGCTTCCATCTTACTATTTGAAAGACTTCTACCCATATCAGATATTGTCTCATGGAATACAATGATAGTTGGCTGTGTGCAGAATGGTTATTACAAGGAGGCACTTGGCATGCTCACTTCTATGTGCTCCTTACTGCTTCCAATGCCTGACTCCATCACATTTGTCAGTGCTGTATCAGCATGTGGGAACTTAGGACTGTTATCTTATGGCCAATGCCTTCATGGCTTAGCTCTGAAGAGTCTGGTAAATTTTGATATCCGTGTGAAGAATGCATTGCTGACCATGTATTTTCATTGTAATGATTCCAAGAGCGCGGAGACGCTGTTCAAATTAAATGGTGACAGAAATTTGTGTTCCTGGAattgcatgatctctggttttgcACAGAACAAGGAAGGTGACAAATCTTTGCAGTTGTTTCAGAATATGGAAGGCCTTCGACCGAATGAATTTTCCATAGTCGGAGTTATCTGTGCCTGCACTCAGTTAGTAGATCTCAGCCATGGCAAGGAAGTTAATGGCTATGTGTTCAGGTTTTGCTTACAAAGGAACACATTTATACTGTCAGCGCTTGTCGATATGTACAGCAAGTGTGGAAGACTAGATATCGCCACTCGAATTTTCACAAGTTCTAATGAAAAATCTATTGCCTCTTGGAACTCCATGATTTCAGCATACGGGTTTCATGGACAGGGAAGAAGATCCATGGAGCTTTTCTCGTGGATGTGCGGTTTAGGCGTCAAGGCGACCAAAAGCACATTCATTGCTCTTTTATCAGCTTGTAGCCACTGTGGACTAGTCGATGAAGGATGGAAGTACTACCACGCTATGTCGGAGAAATTTGGGATTGAACCCACTGCTGAGCACCATGTTTGTATGATCGATATGCTCGGTCGAGCTGGAAGACTTGGAGAGGCTTTCGAATTCTTAAAGAGATTGCCCGTCGAAGCAAAACCAGGAGTATGGGGTGCTCTGTTGAGCGCCTGCCATGATCATGGCGATCTCGATATCGGTAAAACAGTGGCTGGAAAACTGTTTTGCTTAGAACCTGAAAACACAGGCTATTATGTTACGCTTTCTAACTTATTTGCGTATTATGAAATGTGGAGTGAAGCACTGAGAACAAGAGGCATGATTCTAGATGAAGGATTGTTGAAGCCCCCGGGCTGCAGTGCTATTGATGTACTCAGCAGTTGA